One genomic region from Drosophila subpulchrella strain 33 F10 #4 breed RU33 chromosome 2R, RU_Dsub_v1.1 Primary Assembly, whole genome shotgun sequence encodes:
- the LOC119550808 gene encoding programmed cell death protein 2, with product MEIDLGFAEKSDDAAWLSNRYFPSKLGGQPAWLELDLLPPTSQMQCSKCQAPKSFLAQLYAPFEDDFNFHRSIYVFLCRNPDCQEAQSAGNFTVLRSQLPRKNKFFAEEEPSDVGDPLPSIPGPKKLCAACGCHAPHACSKCKAIHYCSSEHQRAHWPQHKPNCGASGGSTAKPLPQIVFPEFEIVMDSNPIESGEEDKDDEARLAEFQELEASGKTGDLSNVSEAEMDKYFGNNSTADDKTFRQFKKQTAAEPDQIVRYKRGGQPLWITNVATTVEDQLKELPNCAVCGGARQFEFQIMPQMLTLLEDEHLDWGVLAVYTCAKSCPIEGYVEELLIKQDIAAEEQS from the exons atggaaattgaTTTGGGATTCGCGGAAAAAAGCGACGATGCCGCTTGGCTAAGTAACCGTTACTTTCCCAGCAAGTTGGGTGGCCAGCCAGCCTGGCTGGAACTGGACTTACTGCCGCCCACGTCGCAGATGCAGTGCAGCAAGTGCCAGGCGCCCAAATCCTTCCTGGCCCAGCTCTACGCCCCCTTCGAGGATGACTTCAACTTCCACCGCTCGATCTATGTGTTTCTCTGCCGGAATCCCGACTGCCAGGAGGCCCAGAGTGCGGG TAATTTCACAGTGCTGAGGTCACAGTTACCGCGGAAAAACAAGTTCTTCGCTGAGGAGGAGCCAAGTGACGTGGGAGACCCCTTG CCCTCCATTCCCGGCCCGAAGAAGTTGTGCGCCGCCTGTGGATGCCATGCTCCTCACGCCTGCAGCAAATGCAAAGCTATCCACTACTGCTCCTCGGAGCACCAGCGGGCCCACTGGCCACAGCACAAGCCAAACTGCGGAGCGTCTGGAGGATCCACTGCTAAACCTCTGCCCCAAATAGTCTTCCCAGAATTCGAGATTGTGATGGACAGCAATCCCATAGAATCCGGCGAGGAAGACAAAGACGATGAGGCTCGCTTGGCCGAGTTTCAGGAGCTGGAAGCCAGTGGTAAGACGGGAGACCTGAGCAACGTTTCCGAGGCGGAGATGGACAAGTACTTCGGAAACAATTCGACTGCCGATGACAAGACCTTCCGTCAGTTCAAAAAGCAAACGGCCGCCGAACCCGATCAAATCGTGCGCTACAAGCGGGGTGGTCAGCCTCTGTGGATCACCAACGTGGCCACAACGGTGGAGGATCAACTTAAGGAGCTGCCCAACTGCGCCGTTTGTGGAGGTGCCCGCCAGTTCGAGTTCCAAATCATGCCGCAAATGCTGACGCTGCTCGAAGACGAACACCTCGACTGGGGCGTCCTGGCGGTGTACACTTGTGCCAAGAGCTGCCCCATCGAGGGCTACGTGGAGGAGCTGCTTATCAAGCAGGACATTGCGGCGGAGGAACAGAGTTGA
- the LOC119550807 gene encoding N-alpha-acetyltransferase 35, NatC auxiliary subunit homolog isoform X1, translating to MNGSSVAEPPDFQAATAAAAAAARASSSEQDEWSVGECGFLDPEVQRTMRSGSAAEDITQYPMHGWVDVTKEFHDACAELQPGELAQDMLFGLFEAMSAIEIMDPKMDVGMGFDKQDLPPPSFEAAIATGAIKLDDLTPSELIGIYDALFSCLVSWLEGNSMDQVLFTCLYLHAPSQIKDKALRVFCTAVRNLIVVIKNIVAVAAVNEEEDFQLYGNSALLAAEKAQPAAVYSSLKDVEDELIRKCKKLTATEDWMAVVHRLRFMRHLFQVIYHVEQMASNDTVDDKVDIYKILLVASEMLPGIRNTLDRGTQPEKGSEAPNPMGFSPRIHDRSQPPAFPRSIKIRDRPASYQFLEEMISRFKYACKVTKYKDYYSAMNFFIEYSKKSGQCILSRSVLQTLFSANMRVAHGKLPMKQFLRHSVQIFNSPPVLNAKHPVAADPKVQQHLENFFRYCINMNTFTQFIRICGFNRARQRDKLARLIENFDTIQVDAARLDSLMNQMANERAMEGNEPMATALKHSTHFSTWVLYNCFRAMLIFLMSGFELELYAVHEFLYIYWYPYEFLIGFLVSALTRTENILLAQEEYAEHQSKIQSGGGGAGKNRKAAKPKKNKKQQRPYRAEIVFYHALLSLCGGMYKAMGALTKDGRVRLPLSKFDNEEIRYNRRFLPFATLTSPPPVSYAEFKNIREHMMRPSVEDLYNYAAKHFDQARNVLESIQNPDQEMLDLLQIARTNFVVMNVLARGHQKEVKRQPEFDFSKHSYFPIIKLK from the exons ATGAACGGAAG CAGCGTTGCGGAGCCTCCGGACTTCCAGGCGGCCACTGCAGCCGCGGCGGCAGCTGCTCGGGCCAGCAGCTCGGAGCAGGACGAGTGGAGCGTGGGCGAGTGCGGATTCCTGGACCCGGAGGTGCAGCGCACTATGCGGAGTGGCAGTGCCGCCGAGGACATCACCCAGTACCCCATGCACGGCTGGGTGGACGTCACCAAGGAGTTCCACGACGCCTGTGCAGAGCTACAGCCCGGTGAACTGGCCCAGGACATGCTCTTCGGTCTCTTTGAGGCCATGTCGGCCATTGAGATTATGGATCCCAAAATGGACGTGGGCATGGGCTTCGACAAGCAGGACCTGCCGCCGCCTTCCTTCGAGGCAGCCATTGCA ACGGGCGCCATTAAACTGGATGATCTCACGCCTTCCGAACTGATTGGCATCTATGATGCTTTGTTTTCCTGCCTCGTGTCCTGGCTGGAGGGCAACTCCATGGACCAGGTGCTCTTCACCTGTCTCTATCTGCATGCTCCCTCGCAGATCAAGGATAAGGCGCTGCGCGTCTTCTGCACTGCCGTGCGCAATCTCATCGTGGTCATTAAGAACATCGTTGCCGTGGCCGCCGTCAACGAGGAGGAGGATTTCCAGCTGTACGGAAACTCTGCTCTTCTGGCTGCGGAGAAGGCACAACCGGCCGCTGTTTACAGTTCACTGAAGGATGTGGAGGACGAGCTTATACGCAAGTGCAAGAAACTAACGGCCACGGAGGATTGGATGGCCGTGGTTCACCGGCTGCGTTTCATGCGCCACCTTTTTCAGGTCATATACCACGTAGAGCAAATGGCCAGCAACGACACCGTCGATGACAAGGTTGACATCTACAAAATACTGCTTGTGGCCTCTGAGATGCTGCCGGGCATAAGGAACACCCTGGACCGGGGCACACAACCCGAGAAGGGCT CTGAAGCACCCAATCCCATGGGCTTCTCGCCACGCATCCACGACCGCAGTCAACCTCCCGCTTTTCCGCGCAGTATCAAGATTAGGGATCGTCCGGCAAGCTACCAGTTCCTGGAGGAAATGATTTCCCGCTTTAAGTATGCCTGCAAAGTCACTAAGTACAAGGATTACTATTCTGCGATG AACTTCTTCATCGAGTACAGCAAAAAGTCAGGCCAGTGTATCCTGTCCAGAAGCGTACTGCAGACTCTGTTTAGCGCAAACATGCGGGTTGCACATGGAAAGCTTCCTATGAAGCAGTTCCTGCGCCATTCAGTGCAGATCTTCAACTCGCCGCCAGTGCTGAATGCCAAGCATCCAGTGGCCGCTGATCCCAAGGTGCAGCAGCATCTGGAAAACTTCTTTCGCTACTGCATCAACATGAACACCTTCACGCAGTTTATACGCATCTGTGGCTTTAATCGCGCCAGGCAGCGTGATAAACTGGCTCGACTGATAGAAAACTTTGACACCATCCAAGTGGATGCAGCGCGATTGGACTCGCTGATGAACCAAATGGCCAACGAGCGGGCCATGGAGGGAAACGAGCCCATGGCCACCGCCCTGAAGCACAGCACCCACTTTTCCACCTGGGTGCTGTACAACTGCTTTCGTGCAATGCTGATCTTCCTTATGTCCGGCTTCGAACTGGAACTCTATGCTGTGCATGAATTCCTCTACATCTACTGGTACCCATACGAGTTCCTTATCGGCTTCCTTGTCTCTGCTTTGACACGCACGGAGAACATCCTGCTGGCCCAGGAGGAGTACGCCGAGCACCAAAGTAAGATTCAGTCAGGCGGAGGCGGAGCGGGCAAGAACCGAAAGGCGGCCAAGCcgaaaaagaacaaaaagcaACAGCGACCCTATCGTGCCGAAATTGTCTTCTACCACGCATTACTCAGCCTGTGCGGCGGAATGTACAAGGCAATGGGCGCCTTGACCAAAGACGGACGTGTGCGCCTGCCGCTATCCAAGTTCGACAACGAGGAGATCCGCTACAATCGCCGCTTCCTGCCCTTCGCCACGCTCACCAGTCCGCCACCAGTTTCGTACGCCGAGTTCAAGAACATCCGGGAGCACATGATGCGACCCAGCGTCGAGGATTTGTACAACTACGCGGCCAAGCACTTTGACCAGGCGCGCAATGTCCTTGAGAGCATTCAGAACCCCGATCAGGAG ATGTTGGACCTGCTGCAAATCGCTCGAACCAATTTTGTGGTGATGAATGTACTGGCCCGCGGTCACCAGAAGGAAGTGAAGCGTCAGCCAGAGTTTGACTTCTCCAAACATAGCTACTTCCCCATCATTAAGCTGAAGTAG
- the LOC119550807 gene encoding N-alpha-acetyltransferase 35, NatC auxiliary subunit homolog isoform X2: protein MNGSVAEPPDFQAATAAAAAAARASSSEQDEWSVGECGFLDPEVQRTMRSGSAAEDITQYPMHGWVDVTKEFHDACAELQPGELAQDMLFGLFEAMSAIEIMDPKMDVGMGFDKQDLPPPSFEAAIATGAIKLDDLTPSELIGIYDALFSCLVSWLEGNSMDQVLFTCLYLHAPSQIKDKALRVFCTAVRNLIVVIKNIVAVAAVNEEEDFQLYGNSALLAAEKAQPAAVYSSLKDVEDELIRKCKKLTATEDWMAVVHRLRFMRHLFQVIYHVEQMASNDTVDDKVDIYKILLVASEMLPGIRNTLDRGTQPEKGSEAPNPMGFSPRIHDRSQPPAFPRSIKIRDRPASYQFLEEMISRFKYACKVTKYKDYYSAMNFFIEYSKKSGQCILSRSVLQTLFSANMRVAHGKLPMKQFLRHSVQIFNSPPVLNAKHPVAADPKVQQHLENFFRYCINMNTFTQFIRICGFNRARQRDKLARLIENFDTIQVDAARLDSLMNQMANERAMEGNEPMATALKHSTHFSTWVLYNCFRAMLIFLMSGFELELYAVHEFLYIYWYPYEFLIGFLVSALTRTENILLAQEEYAEHQSKIQSGGGGAGKNRKAAKPKKNKKQQRPYRAEIVFYHALLSLCGGMYKAMGALTKDGRVRLPLSKFDNEEIRYNRRFLPFATLTSPPPVSYAEFKNIREHMMRPSVEDLYNYAAKHFDQARNVLESIQNPDQEMLDLLQIARTNFVVMNVLARGHQKEVKRQPEFDFSKHSYFPIIKLK, encoded by the exons ATGAACGGAAG CGTTGCGGAGCCTCCGGACTTCCAGGCGGCCACTGCAGCCGCGGCGGCAGCTGCTCGGGCCAGCAGCTCGGAGCAGGACGAGTGGAGCGTGGGCGAGTGCGGATTCCTGGACCCGGAGGTGCAGCGCACTATGCGGAGTGGCAGTGCCGCCGAGGACATCACCCAGTACCCCATGCACGGCTGGGTGGACGTCACCAAGGAGTTCCACGACGCCTGTGCAGAGCTACAGCCCGGTGAACTGGCCCAGGACATGCTCTTCGGTCTCTTTGAGGCCATGTCGGCCATTGAGATTATGGATCCCAAAATGGACGTGGGCATGGGCTTCGACAAGCAGGACCTGCCGCCGCCTTCCTTCGAGGCAGCCATTGCA ACGGGCGCCATTAAACTGGATGATCTCACGCCTTCCGAACTGATTGGCATCTATGATGCTTTGTTTTCCTGCCTCGTGTCCTGGCTGGAGGGCAACTCCATGGACCAGGTGCTCTTCACCTGTCTCTATCTGCATGCTCCCTCGCAGATCAAGGATAAGGCGCTGCGCGTCTTCTGCACTGCCGTGCGCAATCTCATCGTGGTCATTAAGAACATCGTTGCCGTGGCCGCCGTCAACGAGGAGGAGGATTTCCAGCTGTACGGAAACTCTGCTCTTCTGGCTGCGGAGAAGGCACAACCGGCCGCTGTTTACAGTTCACTGAAGGATGTGGAGGACGAGCTTATACGCAAGTGCAAGAAACTAACGGCCACGGAGGATTGGATGGCCGTGGTTCACCGGCTGCGTTTCATGCGCCACCTTTTTCAGGTCATATACCACGTAGAGCAAATGGCCAGCAACGACACCGTCGATGACAAGGTTGACATCTACAAAATACTGCTTGTGGCCTCTGAGATGCTGCCGGGCATAAGGAACACCCTGGACCGGGGCACACAACCCGAGAAGGGCT CTGAAGCACCCAATCCCATGGGCTTCTCGCCACGCATCCACGACCGCAGTCAACCTCCCGCTTTTCCGCGCAGTATCAAGATTAGGGATCGTCCGGCAAGCTACCAGTTCCTGGAGGAAATGATTTCCCGCTTTAAGTATGCCTGCAAAGTCACTAAGTACAAGGATTACTATTCTGCGATG AACTTCTTCATCGAGTACAGCAAAAAGTCAGGCCAGTGTATCCTGTCCAGAAGCGTACTGCAGACTCTGTTTAGCGCAAACATGCGGGTTGCACATGGAAAGCTTCCTATGAAGCAGTTCCTGCGCCATTCAGTGCAGATCTTCAACTCGCCGCCAGTGCTGAATGCCAAGCATCCAGTGGCCGCTGATCCCAAGGTGCAGCAGCATCTGGAAAACTTCTTTCGCTACTGCATCAACATGAACACCTTCACGCAGTTTATACGCATCTGTGGCTTTAATCGCGCCAGGCAGCGTGATAAACTGGCTCGACTGATAGAAAACTTTGACACCATCCAAGTGGATGCAGCGCGATTGGACTCGCTGATGAACCAAATGGCCAACGAGCGGGCCATGGAGGGAAACGAGCCCATGGCCACCGCCCTGAAGCACAGCACCCACTTTTCCACCTGGGTGCTGTACAACTGCTTTCGTGCAATGCTGATCTTCCTTATGTCCGGCTTCGAACTGGAACTCTATGCTGTGCATGAATTCCTCTACATCTACTGGTACCCATACGAGTTCCTTATCGGCTTCCTTGTCTCTGCTTTGACACGCACGGAGAACATCCTGCTGGCCCAGGAGGAGTACGCCGAGCACCAAAGTAAGATTCAGTCAGGCGGAGGCGGAGCGGGCAAGAACCGAAAGGCGGCCAAGCcgaaaaagaacaaaaagcaACAGCGACCCTATCGTGCCGAAATTGTCTTCTACCACGCATTACTCAGCCTGTGCGGCGGAATGTACAAGGCAATGGGCGCCTTGACCAAAGACGGACGTGTGCGCCTGCCGCTATCCAAGTTCGACAACGAGGAGATCCGCTACAATCGCCGCTTCCTGCCCTTCGCCACGCTCACCAGTCCGCCACCAGTTTCGTACGCCGAGTTCAAGAACATCCGGGAGCACATGATGCGACCCAGCGTCGAGGATTTGTACAACTACGCGGCCAAGCACTTTGACCAGGCGCGCAATGTCCTTGAGAGCATTCAGAACCCCGATCAGGAG ATGTTGGACCTGCTGCAAATCGCTCGAACCAATTTTGTGGTGATGAATGTACTGGCCCGCGGTCACCAGAAGGAAGTGAAGCGTCAGCCAGAGTTTGACTTCTCCAAACATAGCTACTTCCCCATCATTAAGCTGAAGTAG